The Elusimicrobiota bacterium genome contains the following window.
CCGAAATAATTACGCCCGACAGCCAAATAGTAAAATCACCGACTGATTTTGTGTTTGACCAGCCGGGTGTTTATGAAATAAAATATAAAAATAGAAAAACTGAATTCTGTAATGTGAATCTAGATACTCATAGTGGCGAGTCAGACCTGACAAAGATAAATACAGCAGAACTCAAAAAAATACTTGATAAACTGTATGTCGGGATAGTATTAGCGGATAGACATCTTGAAAAAAATGTAAAAAAATTATTGTACGGGAACGAAATCACAAAGTATTTTCTATCAGTTTTATTGATACTGGTTATATTAGAAACAGTCATTGCAAATTTGAGAATGAAATGAAAAATAGTATAAGATGGCAAGATGGCAAGATGGTAAGATGGTTAGGCAATCTTTTCCTATCTACCTATCTACCTATCTACCTATCTACCTATCTTTATTGTCAACAAGGTGGTAAATTCGTTTTTACACAGTTATCCTACACTGGTAATTGGGATACCCGACCAACTGCTTGGTCGCGGATTATTGAATATATTAGTATGACAACCAGTGTAAAAACTATACCGGAAAGACGAATTGTTCAAATTGCCGACGACAAACTTTTCTGGTCGCCTTTTCTGGTAATTACTGCAGATTCCGAATTTCCACAATTCAGCGAGTATGAAATAAAAATACTAAATAGATATATTCAATGTGGTGGCACAATTTTTATTGATGAAACATCAGGCAGACGAGATTCTGCAACTGATAGAGCAATCAGGAATGCAATTAAAAAGATAACGCCTCAAAATCCGCTTGAAAAAATTCCAACAACCGATGCTGTATATAAATCATTTTATCTGTTACAAAAAGGTATTACTACTCGGTTTTTAGAGGGCTGTAAAATAGGCGAACGTTATTGCATTGTATATTCACAGAATGACCTATTAGGTGCTTGGGAACGTGACAATCTCGGGAATTATATTTATCCGTGTGATGAACAGCAGAGATGGGAAGCCAAAAAACTAACAGTCAATATCATAATATACGCACTATCAGGAACCTATAAATCAGATGCTGTCCATATTCCATTCATAAAAAGTAAGTTAAAATGAAAAAACTATATTTCATCCATATTGTATTAAGAATCATTCTTTTTTTAGCAATAATAATGCTAATTTTTCAGCCAATAAAAAAGGTGTATAAAAAAAGAGCGCGCCCTACTGTTGCGGTTCTTATTGATAATTCAGCGAGTATGAAAAATTTTGGTTTCAAACAAGTAAAGAAAAAAATAGTTTCACAGGTTACTAAATCAGCCAGGATTAAACCACTTTTTTTTGTGTTTTCAGATGAGACAAAAAATATCACGCCACTTACGGAGTACGAGATAGAATCATTAAAAGCAGATGGTTCCCGAACCGATATAGTTGGCGCACTGGAAAGGATAAAAACGGATTTTCTTGGCAAGGAGTTAGATGGTATTATTCTGTTTTCTGACGGGAATCAAAATATAGATACGGGAATAACTGATGAAATACTGAATGAACTGACTGCGCTAAAAATACCCATTTTTGCGGTTGTGCCTGAACTTCAGCAAATACAAAAAAATATCTCTATCGGTAAAATAGAAATCCCTGATATTATTTTCAGGAATGTTAACGCTACTATTGTAGCAAAAGTTAATGTCGTCGGGTTTGCTGGTAAAAAAATTTCGGTTTTTCTTAAATCCGAAAATGGTTTACTACAAACTAAGACGCTGGATATAAAAACTGATGGGCTGTATGATATACCATTTGAAATAATACCTGAAAAAGCTGGTATGGTTTCATATTCTATAGAAATACCGCAATATCAAGCCGAGCAAAATATAACAGATAACAAAAAAAAGTTCCAATTAGAAGTAGAAGCAGAAAAGATTCGGGTGCTTTATCTTTGTGGTCAACCATCGTTTAATTATTCATTTTTAAGAGCAGCATTAAAAAGTAATCCTAAAATAGAACTTGTCTCGTTTATAATTCTAAGAAACCCGGAAAATATCGTTCCTGTGCCTGATACAGAACTTTCATTGATACCATTCCCGGTGGATGAACTTTTTTCTAAAGAGATTTTTAATTTTGATTTACTCATTTTAGATAATTTTAATTATTCCAAATTTCCTATAAATTTTCAGCATCTTACTAATATAAAAAATTTTGTCAGTTTGTTTGGTAAAGCGTTCTTAATATTTTCAGGCGATGTCGCAATGTCAATATATCAGAACACACCGCTAGATGAAATTTTGCCTGTTCATCCATCTGCTCAAATTATACCGGATAGATTCCGATTAAGTATTCTGCGACCTGAACACAATATACTGAA
Protein-coding sequences here:
- a CDS encoding DUF4159 domain-containing protein; its protein translation is MKNSIRWQDGKMVRWLGNLFLSTYLPIYLSTYLYCQQGGKFVFTQLSYTGNWDTRPTAWSRIIEYISMTTSVKTIPERRIVQIADDKLFWSPFLVITADSEFPQFSEYEIKILNRYIQCGGTIFIDETSGRRDSATDRAIRNAIKKITPQNPLEKIPTTDAVYKSFYLLQKGITTRFLEGCKIGERYCIVYSQNDLLGAWERDNLGNYIYPCDEQQRWEAKKLTVNIIIYALSGTYKSDAVHIPFIKSKLK